The following coding sequences lie in one Moritella viscosa genomic window:
- a CDS encoding transposase, IS3 family — protein sequence MNTKFKRPKFTTEFKQGAVKLVTEQGYTRQAAAASLGVSLSAITRWVQAESGTQARPGTKQEGLNLSERNELEILRKENAKLLMEKEILKKAAVFFAKESE from the coding sequence ATGAATACTAAGTTTAAACGTCCGAAATTTACAACTGAATTCAAACAAGGCGCAGTAAAACTCGTTACTGAGCAAGGATATACCAGACAAGCAGCCGCTGCTAGCTTAGGTGTATCGTTAAGTGCAATTACACGCTGGGTTCAAGCAGAAAGCGGCACGCAAGCTAGACCTGGAACCAAACAAGAAGGCCTAAACCTATCCGAACGTAATGAACTTGAAATACTACGTAAAGAAAATGCAAAACTGCTGATGGAGAAAGAAATTTTAAAAAAGGCCGCAGTCTTCTTTGCCAAGGAAAGCGAGTAA
- a CDS encoding C-5 cytosine-specific DNA methylase, whose protein sequence is MNYIELFAGCGGLSLGLESIDGSRMIMANELSPMPAQTFAYNFFKEDLDKPNHVPKKVKWLSSKHNIDDLKSRLREDPRHYPELNSEGQYTDISTDDSLDGNLVVANIIHLNEFLTNNPDIKTDLSKAYGHGELDFVSGGPPCQSFSMAGLRKKDCDKNSLPWEFAKFVEKVQPRFTILENVTGILRAFQEEGKKYYAWIEVAKAFSMINYVPLCLHVNARFAGVPQNRPRFIMIGVRLDIYKQLKKTFNITEKELFQSSIHFFDSVTKNKKDMSLKYYDVTKEADIELFKNSFLAPLVTEPDNHVTVFDAIDDLRFNGKKTKPSSYIKKNAELLSNGKIISRSKLSNHEERANGTLVQRRFRLYQIMQIIGQTLSKEVKSVLKGVSTSISDAAWDSFKQHDYLIEDGSYTTFKSKDEFIAFLKRHPTKKQTQKALNAGTPAPAALSIPDDACHYHHDELRTLTVREMARIQSFPDNFVFKSKVTTGGKMRQFEVPQYTQVGNAVPPLLGRALGLTIENLLEKLK, encoded by the coding sequence TTGAATTACATTGAATTATTTGCAGGTTGTGGTGGACTATCTCTAGGGCTTGAGTCTATTGATGGATCAAGAATGATCATGGCAAACGAGCTATCACCCATGCCAGCACAAACATTTGCTTATAATTTTTTCAAAGAGGATCTTGATAAGCCAAACCATGTACCTAAAAAAGTTAAATGGCTTTCAAGTAAGCATAATATTGATGATTTAAAGTCAAGACTGAGAGAAGACCCTAGGCACTACCCAGAGCTTAACTCAGAAGGACAATATACGGACATTTCAACAGACGATAGCTTAGATGGTAACCTTGTTGTTGCTAATATTATCCACTTAAATGAATTTCTAACAAATAACCCTGATATCAAAACAGACTTATCTAAAGCATATGGTCACGGTGAGCTAGACTTTGTATCAGGAGGTCCACCATGTCAAAGCTTTAGTATGGCGGGACTAAGAAAGAAAGATTGTGATAAAAATTCATTACCGTGGGAGTTTGCTAAATTTGTAGAAAAAGTACAACCTCGATTCACTATATTAGAAAATGTGACTGGAATATTAAGAGCTTTCCAAGAAGAAGGTAAAAAATATTATGCATGGATTGAAGTTGCTAAAGCATTCTCAATGATTAACTACGTTCCATTATGCTTACATGTTAATGCTCGATTTGCAGGAGTCCCCCAAAATCGCCCAAGATTTATCATGATTGGAGTGAGGCTCGACATATACAAACAACTCAAAAAGACATTTAACATAACAGAAAAAGAATTATTCCAATCTTCAATTCACTTCTTTGACTCCGTGACAAAAAACAAAAAAGACATGTCGTTAAAATACTACGACGTAACAAAAGAAGCCGATATTGAGTTATTTAAAAATTCATTTCTAGCCCCATTAGTTACTGAACCGGATAATCATGTAACCGTATTCGATGCAATTGATGACTTAAGATTTAATGGCAAAAAAACAAAGCCTTCATCATATATTAAAAAAAATGCAGAGCTGCTATCCAATGGCAAGATCATCTCTAGATCAAAACTATCAAATCACGAAGAGAGAGCTAATGGAACTCTAGTACAGCGTCGCTTTAGACTTTATCAAATCATGCAAATAATCGGTCAAACATTATCTAAAGAAGTAAAAAGTGTACTAAAAGGGGTAAGCACTTCAATAAGTGATGCAGCATGGGATAGCTTTAAACAGCACGACTATTTAATTGAAGATGGCTCTTATACTACTTTTAAAAGTAAGGATGAATTTATAGCTTTTTTAAAAAGACATCCAACTAAAAAGCAAACTCAAAAAGCATTAAACGCAGGAACACCAGCACCAGCAGCATTATCGATACCTGATGATGCATGCCATTATCATCATGATGAACTCAGAACTTTAACTGTGCGAGAAATGGCTCGTATTCAATCATTTCCTGATAATTTTGTATTCAAGTCAAAAGTAACAACTGGGGGTAAAATGCGACAATTTGAAGTCCCTCAATATACACAAGTAGGTAACGCTGTCCCACCACTATTAGGGAGAGCTCTAGGACTTACAATTGAAAATTTATTAGAAAAATTAAAATAG
- a CDS encoding transposase, IS3 family, whose translation MDVSPSAFYHWLSNKASPNRDVALEIKATEIFDLHKKTLGYRRLTNELRKEGFDVGHYKIWRLMSRLGLQARYPRRFKVTTDSKHNFNIADNLLERKFDVQQPNKYWTTDITYVWTLEGWMYLAVVMDLYSRQIIGWSIADNMKTEMCLQALQMAYWRRKPNAGVMHHSDRGSQYASGKYQEMLSKMEMIPSMSGKGECWDNAPTERFFRSFKHEHMHYYRLKTKKDAERCILDYLAYYNSKRPHTTLGYLSPMEFEQQILRKVA comes from the coding sequence ATGGATGTAAGCCCAAGTGCTTTTTATCACTGGTTATCAAATAAAGCATCGCCTAATAGGGATGTGGCGCTTGAGATTAAGGCTACCGAGATATTCGACTTACACAAAAAAACGCTAGGTTATCGCAGATTAACCAATGAGTTACGCAAAGAAGGCTTTGATGTTGGTCATTACAAAATATGGCGTTTAATGTCACGCTTAGGCTTGCAAGCCCGCTACCCAAGACGATTCAAGGTAACTACTGATAGTAAGCATAATTTTAATATTGCAGATAACTTGTTAGAGCGTAAATTCGATGTTCAGCAGCCCAATAAATATTGGACAACTGATATCACCTACGTTTGGACGCTTGAAGGTTGGATGTATTTAGCCGTTGTAATGGATTTATATTCAAGGCAAATCATTGGATGGAGTATTGCCGACAACATGAAAACAGAAATGTGTTTGCAGGCGCTACAGATGGCTTACTGGCGACGAAAACCCAATGCTGGAGTTATGCATCATTCAGATAGAGGCAGCCAATACGCAAGCGGCAAGTACCAGGAAATGCTTTCGAAAATGGAGATGATACCCAGCATGAGCGGCAAAGGTGAGTGTTGGGATAATGCACCAACAGAGCGATTTTTTAGAAGCTTCAAACACGAGCATATGCATTACTATCGCTTGAAAACAAAGAAAGACGCTGAACGCTGTATTTTGGATTACCTTGCTTATTACAACAGCAAGCGGCCACATACAACATTGGGGTATTTATCACCGATGGAATTTGAGCAGCAGATATTAAGAAAAGTAGCTTAA